One part of the Pirellulales bacterium genome encodes these proteins:
- a CDS encoding ABC transporter ATP-binding protein — translation MLVETHSLTKAYGQKTALDRCDLEIPRGEVLGLLGPNGAGKTTLLRLLMGYLRPTAGQATIDGLDCYRQSVAVHERVAYLPGDARLFPQMRGREVLRFFCDVRSSADLQRALAFADRLELDLSGQVSGFSTGMRQKLALAAVLAADTPLLILDEPTANLDPTVRSDVVAIVREAQAAGRTVIFSSHVLDEVEDACNRVCILRKGKVVHTQIMAELRRQHRISAQLTGPLPPVPARLAGDIQIHQNGTESVTIETPGELSPLLGWLATLPLAEVRIEPYRLRSIYDRFHGGEVQ, via the coding sequence GTGCTGGTCGAAACCCATTCGTTGACCAAGGCCTACGGCCAGAAGACCGCGCTGGACCGGTGCGACCTGGAAATTCCTCGCGGAGAGGTGCTGGGGCTGCTCGGACCTAATGGCGCCGGCAAGACCACGCTCTTGCGACTGTTGATGGGATACCTGCGGCCCACGGCCGGTCAGGCCACGATCGACGGTCTGGACTGCTACCGGCAAAGCGTGGCCGTACACGAGCGTGTGGCCTATTTGCCGGGCGACGCCCGGCTCTTCCCGCAGATGCGGGGTCGCGAGGTACTGCGATTCTTTTGCGACGTGCGCAGCAGTGCCGATTTGCAGCGTGCGTTGGCTTTTGCCGACCGTCTGGAGTTGGATCTGTCGGGACAAGTTTCTGGTTTCTCGACCGGCATGCGGCAGAAGCTGGCGCTAGCCGCTGTGCTGGCAGCCGATACGCCCCTGTTGATTCTCGATGAGCCGACAGCCAATCTAGACCCGACGGTTCGCAGCGACGTGGTGGCAATCGTGCGCGAGGCGCAGGCCGCGGGCCGCACTGTGATCTTCTCGTCGCACGTGTTGGACGAGGTCGAAGATGCGTGCAATCGCGTGTGCATTTTGCGCAAGGGCAAAGTCGTCCATACGCAGATCATGGCCGAGCTGCGCCGGCAGCATCGCATTAGCGCGCAGCTTACCGGCCCTTTGCCGCCGGTTCCCGCGCGGCTGGCCGGTGATATTCAAATTCATCAAAATGGCACCGAATCGGTGACGATCGAGACGCCCGGCGAATTATCGCCGCTGCTTGGCTGGTTGGCCACATTGCCCCTGGCAGAGGTACGCATCGAGCCTTATCGACTGCGCTCGATCTATGATCGCTTTCATGGGGGCGAGGTGCAGTAA
- a CDS encoding ABC transporter permease subunit encodes MGNKALWRKAIGDARLLVIFLTALLFVFNWLFVYLSSLIELGPLAIFLETLPPSFEKLSGVPFASVATPVGRISAAFVDPVVLFSTTIWAVGRGSDAVSGEIGRGTMEMLTAQPVRRLSILATQAIVTTIGSAILASAVLLGTCMGLATVKLSEPVFWTDFVPGVLNLFAMMFFLSGASTLVSSADDYRWRTIGIMGAFYMVELVFKVIGRLVERFEWLMYFTFATACEPQALVIDYDHAWALSVRYDGVLLACGLACYVGAAVIFCHRDLPAPL; translated from the coding sequence ATGGGAAACAAGGCCCTGTGGCGCAAGGCGATCGGCGATGCACGATTGCTGGTGATCTTTTTGACGGCGCTATTGTTCGTCTTTAACTGGCTGTTCGTCTATCTGTCGAGCCTGATCGAACTGGGGCCGCTGGCGATTTTTCTAGAGACCTTGCCCCCGTCGTTCGAGAAACTTTCTGGTGTGCCATTTGCGAGCGTGGCCACGCCGGTGGGTCGCATTTCGGCCGCGTTCGTTGATCCCGTCGTGCTGTTCTCGACAACCATCTGGGCCGTGGGGCGCGGATCGGACGCCGTGAGCGGCGAGATTGGCCGCGGCACCATGGAGATGCTCACGGCGCAGCCGGTGCGGCGCCTGTCGATTTTGGCCACACAGGCGATCGTCACCACGATCGGGTCCGCGATCCTGGCATCGGCCGTGCTGCTGGGTACATGCATGGGGTTGGCGACGGTCAAGCTGAGCGAGCCCGTCTTCTGGACCGACTTTGTGCCGGGCGTTCTGAATCTGTTTGCCATGATGTTTTTTTTGTCGGGTGCTAGCACCCTCGTCTCGTCGGCCGACGACTATCGCTGGCGGACCATCGGCATCATGGGTGCCTTTTACATGGTGGAGCTCGTGTTCAAGGTGATTGGCCGGCTGGTGGAACGATTCGAATGGCTGATGTATTTCACCTTCGCCACCGCCTGCGAACCCCAGGCTTTGGTCATCGATTACGACCACGCCTGGGCCCTGTCCGTCCGGTACGACGGCGTCTTGCTGGCTTGCGGACTGGCCTGTTATGTCGGGGCGGCGGTGATTTTCTGTCATCGTGATTTGCCGGCCCCGCTATAA
- a CDS encoding tetratricopeptide repeat protein gives MRAPVHTAGLVSLLMLMATHSWAGEEKENGQEDLDQAIETKLSARSVRDLNVVISQCESALDKGLSEKNQGFAKQLLASSLLERGSAVCEMIFGRGAPPPQWPQMRQIGLADLERALQYDPTMVDAYLLVSKLQALPGGDRKRAMSATNEIVRLTADDPAKQSEALLMRSSIQDTPEQALADLNDAAKLAPQDPKILRTRGAMKLSLKDADGAVADFDAALALDPEDATTHEAKALTLATQTKFDEARASLDRALELAPDSVEILLQRGRVNMLAGKNEAGLADFSEVLRIDRDNVPALLLRAEAAIPDHLDEAMEDLNKALDLRPGMVPALRQRAALLAHAHKYLAAVGDLELARKLEPDDQAASLQLAAVYAADGKMERSMQLYGEILQADPKNWQAFRGRGDLYLTSGKQREAISDFEQALALKGDDSGVLNNLAWVLATSPDASLRDGKRAVDLAKKACEETEYKQAHILSTLAAGYAEIGDFSSAVEWSKKALDLGDDVQKADLSKELESYEASKPWRELQTAAADSTKPAESTRR, from the coding sequence ATGCGTGCGCCGGTTCACACCGCAGGTCTCGTTTCGTTGCTGATGCTTATGGCCACCCACTCTTGGGCTGGCGAAGAAAAAGAGAATGGGCAGGAGGATCTCGACCAAGCGATCGAGACAAAGCTGTCGGCCCGCAGCGTGCGGGACCTGAATGTTGTCATCAGCCAGTGCGAAAGTGCGCTCGACAAGGGATTGAGCGAAAAGAACCAAGGATTCGCCAAGCAGTTGTTGGCATCATCGCTGTTGGAACGCGGATCGGCGGTCTGCGAGATGATCTTCGGTCGCGGTGCTCCCCCTCCCCAGTGGCCGCAAATGCGCCAAATTGGCTTGGCCGATCTGGAGCGTGCCCTGCAATACGACCCCACGATGGTCGACGCCTACCTGCTGGTCTCCAAACTCCAAGCGCTTCCCGGCGGCGACCGCAAGCGCGCCATGTCGGCCACCAACGAGATCGTCCGTCTGACCGCCGACGATCCCGCCAAGCAATCCGAAGCCTTGCTGATGCGAAGCTCGATCCAGGATACGCCCGAGCAAGCCCTGGCGGACCTTAATGATGCGGCCAAGCTCGCGCCGCAAGACCCCAAGATCTTGCGTACTCGGGGTGCCATGAAGCTGTCGTTGAAAGATGCCGACGGCGCCGTGGCCGACTTCGACGCCGCCCTGGCTCTCGATCCCGAAGACGCAACGACGCATGAAGCCAAGGCCCTGACCTTAGCCACACAGACGAAGTTCGACGAAGCGCGCGCCAGCCTGGACCGCGCCCTGGAGTTGGCTCCCGATTCGGTCGAAATCCTGCTGCAACGCGGCCGCGTTAACATGCTGGCTGGCAAAAACGAAGCAGGACTGGCCGATTTCAGCGAAGTCCTGCGTATCGATCGCGACAATGTTCCGGCCCTACTGTTGCGCGCTGAAGCCGCCATCCCCGACCATTTGGATGAGGCGATGGAGGACCTGAACAAGGCACTCGATCTGCGCCCCGGCATGGTCCCAGCGCTGCGTCAGCGGGCCGCCCTCTTGGCGCATGCCCATAAATACTTGGCCGCCGTGGGCGATCTGGAGTTGGCCCGCAAGCTCGAACCGGACGATCAAGCGGCCTCGCTGCAGCTCGCGGCCGTCTATGCCGCCGACGGCAAGATGGAGCGCAGCATGCAATTGTATGGCGAAATTTTGCAGGCCGATCCCAAGAATTGGCAGGCCTTTCGCGGGCGGGGCGATCTGTATCTCACCTCCGGCAAACAGCGCGAAGCCATTAGCGATTTCGAACAGGCTCTCGCCCTTAAGGGGGATGACAGCGGTGTCCTGAACAATCTGGCCTGGGTGTTGGCGACTTCACCGGATGCCTCGTTGCGAGACGGCAAGCGAGCGGTCGATCTGGCGAAGAAGGCGTGCGAAGAGACCGAGTATAAGCAGGCGCATATCCTTAGCACGCTCGCGGCTGGCTACGCCGAGATCGGAGATTTCTCTTCGGCCGTCGAGTGGTCGAAGAAGGCTCTCGACCTAGGGGACGACGTGCAGAAGGCGGACCTATCCAAGGAACTGGAAAGCTACGAAGCCTCGAAGCCGTGGCGCGAGTTGCAAACCGCCGCCGCCGATTCGACAAAGCCCGCTGAATCAACACGTCGCTAG